The Kineothrix sp. IPX-CK genomic interval ATGAAGGTGCCCTGCACCGGCTGCGGCTATTGTATGCCCTGCCCGAAGGGCGTAGACATTCCTAGCAGCTTCTCGGCACTGAACGATGCGGCAAGCCGCGGGAGAATAATGTCCAAAGCCATGTATATTATGACTACCGGAGGCAACAGTGCTTCCCAATGTGTAAAATGCGGCAAGTGTCAGACTCATTGCCCGCAAAGCATACCCATTCCTGAAAAGCTCGAGCAGGTAAAAAAGGAGCTGGAGGGCATAACATATAAGCCTATGCGCTATTTTATAAGAAGATTTCTGGGTGTTTGAGAAGGCAGGAAGTTTAAATGTCACTAAAAAGGACTTGCGGAATCATGAAGAAACCAGGGAATATTATGGATAATAACACAAAAAGGAAATTTACAGAGGCACTTAAGGTAGTGTCTTCCTTTATTGGCAGATGTGAAAAAATGCAAGGAAAGTTCGAGGAAGGTACCTCTCAGCATACACTTCTTGGAAACCGTATAAAGGCGCTGTATATTTCGCAGGCGCTGATAAAGGATGTACTGACGCAAGAATCTGAGCCGGAGGGCGAGTGCCTTGCGAATAACTATACGGAAGAGGATTTGAAAAATGCACTTCCTCCGGTGACTTCGATTATCAACAAATGTGAAAAGGCGCAGGGAAAATTTGAGGAAGGCACTTCGCAGTATATACGTTATAAAAATATGATAGGGCCGATGTATCTTTCGAAAGAATTGATCGAGGTTACGCTCGCTCACAGACTATTCGTTCGATAGATGTATAGTTAAAAAAATGGAGAGTTACTTTAAATATTTGGGTACCTCTCCGTTTTTATTATGCCACGTTATAAATCTTCACATCAGGTTCCCCGTTCCAGAGAGGCTTTAATCTGAGGAATACATTGTCCTGAAGCATGGAGCTGGATAAGTAAGTCAGGGTATTCTTCATGCTGTCGAAGTCATGAAGAACCTGAACGTCTTCTTCCCGAATCAGCAGTACCTCCAATTACTTAAGTGCTCAAAAAACGTTAACTCTGGATTGATTCCATGCCTGGATTATCATATAATTAAGTTAGTTTTAAAAGCGATGAATTCAAAGGTGCGGTAAGAAATTCGAGAAAGAAAAAAGAGATACATATTCGCGGCTGGCATTTGATATTGCCATGTCCAATAGAAAAGGAGTGGAAGGAGAAGGGGAAGTATGAAGTATAGGAAATTGGGGAAAACGGGGATGGAGGCCGGTATTATTGGTCTGGGAACAGAGCATCTGGATGGGAAGGAATATGAGGTCGTGAAGGAAACCCTCGATGCAGCTTTGGAAAATGGCATAAATATGATGGACGTGTTCATGCCGGGCAGCGATATTCGCCAGAAAATCGGCAAAGCCATAAAGGGTAATCGGGATAAGTTCATGCTTCAGGGTCATATCGGCTCGACGGATATAAATTATCAGTATGATATTTCAAGAGATCTTGCGACCTGCAAGAAGTATTTCGAAGGGCTGCTGACTGATTTGGGTACCGACTATATTGATTTTGGAATGCTCTTTTTTATCGATAGTGAACAGCATTTCGACGAAGTATTTCATTCTGATATCGTACGTTATGCGAAAGGCTTGAAACAAAAGGGAATAATAAGAGGAATAGGCGCCAGTTCCCATAATCCTGTTATTGCTAAAAAAGTGGTGGAAACGGGAATTGTTGATTTGCTGATGTTCAGCATTAATCCTGCGTTCGATATGATTCCGGCAGATGTGGACGCACTGAATACTCTGAGCGAGGGTTTTGACACAAGCAGGATGCTGGAAATCGATAAAAAGCGGCTGGAGCTTTATAAGACATGTGAAAAGCTGGATATTCCTATCACGGTAATGAAGACACTGGGCGGCGGAAAGCTGCTTTCCAGGGAGCAGACCCCTTTTTCTAAACCCCTTACAGTAAACCAGTGCATTCATTATGCGCTTACAAGACCTGCGGTGGCCAGCGTTATGGTGGGCTGTCAGAGCAGAAAACAAATAGAAGAGGCGGTTTCTTATTTGGATGCAGATCCGGCCGGGTTGGATTACACCGAGGTGATTCGGGGAATGAACAGCGATTTCAAGGGAAGCTGCGTTTATTGCAATCACTGTCAGCCCTGCCTAGCAGGAATAGATATTGCGGCGGTCACCAAATATCTGGATATTGCCGTCATGGATAAGAGTGCGGCAGATAAAGGAATCGGGCAGCATTACAGAGAGCTGTCCTCACACGCTTCCGATTGTATCGAATGCGGGAGCTGCGAAGGGAAATGTCCGTTTTCGGTTCCGGTAATAGAGAATATGAAAACTGCGGAGGCAGTTTTCGGAGTATAACGATTAGGAAAACAGCCATAGATTTGCCATAAGAAGGGGAGCAGATATATCACAGGATGATTATCTGCTCATTTTATATCATATTGGATTCGAAGATGGGAAAGTGAGAGAGTGTTAATGAAAAAATGGTTTGTCAATTTGAATATTAGAAGCAAATTTCTATATTGTTTTGTGGGAATAACAATCACGTTTTTATTGGTGATTGCCATATTGCTTTATTCCGTTGCTGCGAACATGATATTGGACCAGACGATAGAACAGTCACAGGAAACCATAAGGGAATTATCTTTGAATATCGATCATTATTTCAATTTGGTACAGAATTCTTTCGAATACATAGCGAGCAATAATAATGTGCAGGCTGAGCTGACCAGTACGGATCCGTTTCGTTCGGACGGAAAAGAGGTATTCAGCTATTTTTCCATACCGGGACAAATCAGGAGGCTGCTGCTGCAAATGTATTCCAGTGTTTATATGAACGACATAAATCTATATGGATATAACGGAGCAAGCTACGTGCTTCAAAACGGTTATTCCGATATCGTGTATGACGAAGCGGAGATAGAAAGCTATGCCAAGGAAGGGAACGGAAAGTGTGTTTTCTATAATGACGAAGAAGAGACGGGACATATACATGTGGCGAAGCTTATCAAAGATTCTCTGACGATGGAACCCATAGGAATTCTGCAGGCCTCTATTAAGGTCAGCTATCTGGACAAGATGACGGAAAAGGTGAAGCTTGCCACAAACGGAAAAATAATACTGTTAGACAACAATCGTCAGGCGATTATCAACGATTTGGGCGTGGATACGATCGATTTGGAGTCTTATGTAAAAGAGAATTCAGGCGCTTTTATTTATACGACAGAGGAAGGAAAATATTGGTGCGTCTATCAGGTAAGCTCAACAACGCATTTCATATTAATCGGCCTGATTCCCGTAAGTTATATCCATCAAGGATTAAAGGACTTTCAGCGGATAACGGCTATGGTAATAGTTATCGGCATCATCGTCTGTTTCATGCTTTCGAAAAAGTTAGCCAAGCTCATCGTGGAGCCTATTGAAAAAACGAGTGTAGCTATGCGGCAATTTGCAGACGGCGATTTTACGATACGCCTGCCGGAAGGAAGAACGGATGAAATCGGTAATATGAATACGGTGTTTAACCATACGATTGTCCAGGTGGAGACACTTTTGAAAAAAGTGGTGGGAGCAGAGGCTATCAGCAAGGATATGGAGTTTAAAGCGTTGCAGGCACAGATAAATCCTCATTTTCTTTATAACGTGCTGGATACGATCAACTGGATGGCCAGGAAGAAGGGGGAGGAGAATATCTGCCATATGGTAACTGCAATCAGTAATCTTATGAGAGGCAGTATCAGCAATAAGAAAAGTATGGTTTCGCTGAAGGAGGAAATGAATTATGTGCGCGATTACATTTACATACAGGAAACCAGATATAAAGACCGGTTTAACACTTATTTTTATATGGAAGAAAAACTGAACGAGTTTCAGATCCCGAAGATGACTATTCAGACCCTGGTGGAAAATGCAATCGTACATGGAGTGGAGAATGCCACTTGGGAATGTGAATTGACGATTTCTATAGAAAAAAGAGAAGACAGGGCATTTATATTAATTAAGGATACCGGAGTGGGTATAGAACCGGAAAAGTTAAAGAATCTCATGGAGAAGGGAGATGAAGAGGAGAAAACGGCGGAAAGGACTCATACCAATCTAGGCCTTTATGCGGTAAAGCAGCGGCTGAATTATGTATACAACGGTCAGGCACAGATAGAAATTGTATCCGAATTGGGAAAAGGTACAGAAATCCGCATTCTACTGCCGCTTGGAGAAATGAAAGAAGGAGACATTACATGGAATTAAGAATTATGATACTTGACGACGAGTATATCATTTTAGACGGGCTGTCTTCCTTTCCATGGGAAGCTTTCGGATGTACACTAACAGCCGCTGCAAGAAATGGAAATGAAGGGATGGAGAAGCTTCGGGAAGCAGCACCGGATATCATATTAAGCGATATCAAGATGCCGGGAATGGACGGATTGGAATTTTCCTCCAAAGCAAAAGAAATGTTTCCGGAGGTAACGATTATTCTTCTGACCGGATACGATAGCTTTGAGTTCGCCAAACAAGCGATTAGCACCGGGGTGAAGGAATATTTACTTAAACCCATCGACTACGATGTAATGAAACATACGATCGATAAAATTGCGGCAGAGGTAAGAGAGAATAAAAGACAAAATGATTATTTTCAAAACTTGAAAAGACACTTTAATAACTCGCTTCCTCTTTTAAGGGCACATTTCGTTTCCAATCTGCTTCATGGCAGGTTTCAGGGACGGAATGAGTTAAAGGCGCAGGAAAATTCTTTAAACATGAAGATCGATAAGTTTTTGGTTGCAGTGGGGAAAAAGGTAATAGGAGCGAAACGAATAGAAGAATGCGATAAGTGGATCGAAGAATTTGCTTATATCAATATATTTGAAGAAATCTTTGAGCGCTTTCATATCCGTGTGTTGAGCGATTACAGTATGGCGACGCTGGAATACAATTTCATTTTGCTGTTCAATCCGCAGGACAGGGAGGACGAATGTATTGACATGGCGCTAAAGGCTTGCAAAAAGATACAGGAGGAAGTGAAAAAATATTGCGGTGAGGTAATGAATTTCGGAATAAGTAATATATCACAGGATTGCTATGATGCCAGCAACCAGTACCGTAAGGCTCAGGAGGCATGCAGACAGTGCGTATATCTTGGAAACGATGTAATCTTGAAATATCAGGACATTCATTTTAAAAGCCGAAAGGAATTTAATATTACTACCGGAGAAAAGAGTCATCTCATGATGACGCTTTTTCAAGGGGAATTCCCTAAAGTGGAGGTAGAGCTCAAAGCGATTTTTGAAAAGACGGAATCGGATATCGGCAACAAGAAATTTTCCGCTATGGATTTACTGTTAAGCTGCATGAAATTTCCATACACCTGTGCGGTACAGAGCGATGTCAGTGACAAAGACTGGGATGTTTCGATTCTGCAGGATTCAATCGGTAAGATTGCGGAATGTAAAGATGTAGAGGAAATAGAAAGCTGCCTTCTGAGGAACTTTTCGACGCTTATCAAGCTAAATACGGAAAATGCGGACGAAAGAAATAAAATGCTGGTACAAAATATATTGAGCCATATCGAAAGCAATTATGCAAGTGATTTATCCATGGAAGAACTGACCGAACGGTTTCATGTGAGCAGGACCTATATCAGCCGGCTTTTGAAGAAATATGCGGGTAAGAGCTTTCTGGAATATTTAACGGATGTGCGGTTTAAAAATGTGGAGTGCTTTATGGCAGAGAATAAGTATAAGCAATATGAAATTGCTGAAATGGTAGGATATCGGGATTTCAGCTATTACATAAAAGTATTTAAACGCCGATATGGAATCACACCTAATGAATATAAAAAACATGTTTAATTTGAAGTAGGATACCATCGTTTGACAAGGTCACACACGGCATGTAAGACCTTGTCAAACGATGGTATTTGTGTTCAAAACAACTAAGTTGTGCACAAATGTCCTATTTTGCACCGTATTTTGGATTGAGAGTAAAGAAAGTGTAAGCTAAAATAAAGCTGCTAACAAAGAAAAACAAGGAGGATATAAAATGATGAAAAAGGTATTAGCATGGGTACTTACGGCAGCTATGACAGCGACAATGCTTATAGGATGCGGAAGTACGGGCGGACAAAACGCTACAGGCAGTGAGACCGCAAAGACGGGTGAAGTTGCTTCTCCAGAAGAAACCCAGGCAGGGGAGAGAACTAAAATAACGGCACTGTTTCGTGGAAGTGAATCGGGTGAGCAGTATATGATATTCGATTATTTGCTTTCTAATTATTGTGAAGAAAATGGTCTGGAATATGAAATCGAACTGGTGAATTCCGATGCGGATTATGTAACAAAATTACAGTTGTATATTAATTCCAATACACTTCCCGACATCTTTGGATGCGCAAACGGTTCTTTATCCGCCGCATGTAAGGATATCGATGCGCTGGTAGATATCGGAGCCGAACTGGATAGAAATGGCTATGCGGATAAGATGAACGGAGCGGTTGTCGATTTCCTGACGGATGCGGAGGATGGAAAGCAATATTTATTCCCTCAGGGACTTTACTGCGAATACTTTATGTACCGCAAAGATTTATTTGAAGCAGCAGGCATTGAAAATCCGCCTACCACATGGAAAGAGTTCGAAGCGGCTTGTGAGAAATTATCTGGAATCGGAGAGATTCCGGTTCTGGTGGCAGGTTCAGAAAATTGGTGCCTGATGAGATACCTATCCTTCCCGTCATGGAGAGTGACAGGTCCTGATTTCATTATGAATTATAATGCAGGCAATGAGAAGTTTTCTACCAATGAATCTCAGAAAGCGGGAGTTCAATTGCTATATGATCTGGGAACAAAAGGCTATTTCGAACCCGGATTCATGAGTGTAGATTATACTTCGGCAGCAGATTTGTTCTTTGGGGGAACGGGTGCTATCATGTACAGCGGTTCCGGGCAGATTTCCATGGCATCTGATATGTATGACAGCGGACAGCTTGGATTCTTCGCGGTACCGGATGTGGACGGAATGGAGAATATGTCTACTGACGTTCCGATTCACGCAGGATTTGCGGAAGCGTTCAACAAGGCTACGTATGATGAAACGATGCAGGATTTCTTCGATTATATGTGTGAGCATTATTCGGAGGCATGCTATAATCAGGCAAGCATTTTTTCACCCTTTAATGAAGAGATTCAAGATGGAATGCCTCAGCTTTTTTATGATTTGCAGCCGATGTTCGAAAATGCAGATCAGGCATGGGTATCATGGGATGATAAATTGAGTTCAGAGGTATTGACGAAAATAGTGGATGAACAGCAGAAGCTTGCACAGGGCTCTGTAACGCCGGAAGAATTTAACGCTACAGTAGATACCTTTATTCAAAAGTAAGGACGTTTAGAAAGGAACATATTTATATGCAGACGACTTTTGGCAAAAAATCCGTAATCATGACCTTTTTGCTTCCTGCTTTTCTCTTATATACGGTCATGGTCTTGGTATCCATTATCTGGGCGGGATATTACAGCTTCTTCGACTGGAGCGGTGTAGGTGAAATGACATTTGCCGGATTGAATAATTATATTACATTGCTTACATCGGACAGAGCATTCTGGGAAAGTGTATTGCATACGCTGATCTATACCGTAATCTGTGTGACGATACAGGTATTCGGCGGGTTGCTGTTTGCTATTTTTCTCACGAGAGTAACCCGATTCCGGGCTGGGCTGCAGACCTTATATTATGTGCCGGTAGTCATTTCCTCGGTGGCGCTTTGCCAGATTTTTTCCAAGCTTTTTTCGGTTACGCCCACCGGTGTTGTAAACGCTTTGCTTTCGCAGTTCAGTGATAAATTCATTTACATGGAGTGGATTTCAAATGCCGAGCTGGCGCTGTTCATGGCAGCCTTTGCGGAGGCATATAAGTACCTCGGGCTTTATATGGTTATTTTCTATGCAGCGCTAATCGGTGTGCCAAGTGATTTGACCGAGGCTGCAATTGTGGACGGAGCCGGCGTGTTCAGGCAATACTGGAACATTAAGATTCCGTACATCAAGCCGGTTATTATAGCAAACTGCGTACTTGTCTTAAATGGTTCGCTAAGGTCTTTTGAATTTTCTTATCTTCTGACAAAGGGCGGACCGGGAAGTGCTTCAGAACTGATGACTACCTATATGTATAAGCAGGCGTTTACCAGTCAGAAATATGGATATGGCAGCAGTGTTGCTATCATGATCGTGATGATCTGCCTGCTGATCGGATTTTTATTCAGACGATTTACGACGGATGGGGACGAAGCATGAAAAAAGAGATGAATACTAAAAAGCTGATATTTAAGATAATGAAATTTGCTGTGGCGGTATTTCTGCTTTTGCTCCAGGTATATCCTATCTTTTATGTGATAATGTCCAGTATGAAGACGAAGGAAGATTTCAGAAATCTGGCGTCCTATGAGCTGCCCTCCGCGCTGAACCTTAGTAATTACGTAAAAGTATTCACCCAGAGCCATATGCCGACTTATTTTCAAAACAGCATCATCGTTACTGTCGGAGTATTGATCCCTCTCGTTCTGATTTCCTTTATGGCGGGCTTTGCTCTGAGCAAAATTAAGTTTAAAGGAAGTAAATTTCTTCTGAATTTCTTCCTTCTGGGATTAATGATTCCTTTTCAGGTGGCATTGATTCCGCTATTTACCATATTTAACAGGCTGGGATTGATCGACAGCTACTTGGCCATTATACTGCCGCAGATTGCCTTTTCCCTGTCCTATTCCATACAGCTGTTTTATTCCTTCAGCAAGTTTATGCCGGATGAAATTATAGAGGCCTCCATTATAGACGGATGCTCTCCTATCAGAAGTTTTTTTTCCATCGTATTTCCGATGTCGACAAACTCTATTCTGACGGTTGCAACGATGCAGGGAGTGTTCTGCTGGAATGAATACATATGTGCTTATACCTTTACCAGGAGCACGGATATGAAAACAATTACCCTAGGCCTGAACGATTTTGTGGGAAGCTTCGGACTGACCGACTGGGGTGCCACCTTTGCGGCCATTACGGTAACG includes:
- a CDS encoding aldo/keto reductase encodes the protein MKYRKLGKTGMEAGIIGLGTEHLDGKEYEVVKETLDAALENGINMMDVFMPGSDIRQKIGKAIKGNRDKFMLQGHIGSTDINYQYDISRDLATCKKYFEGLLTDLGTDYIDFGMLFFIDSEQHFDEVFHSDIVRYAKGLKQKGIIRGIGASSHNPVIAKKVVETGIVDLLMFSINPAFDMIPADVDALNTLSEGFDTSRMLEIDKKRLELYKTCEKLDIPITVMKTLGGGKLLSREQTPFSKPLTVNQCIHYALTRPAVASVMVGCQSRKQIEEAVSYLDADPAGLDYTEVIRGMNSDFKGSCVYCNHCQPCLAGIDIAAVTKYLDIAVMDKSAADKGIGQHYRELSSHASDCIECGSCEGKCPFSVPVIENMKTAEAVFGV
- a CDS encoding sensor histidine kinase, translating into MKKWFVNLNIRSKFLYCFVGITITFLLVIAILLYSVAANMILDQTIEQSQETIRELSLNIDHYFNLVQNSFEYIASNNNVQAELTSTDPFRSDGKEVFSYFSIPGQIRRLLLQMYSSVYMNDINLYGYNGASYVLQNGYSDIVYDEAEIESYAKEGNGKCVFYNDEEETGHIHVAKLIKDSLTMEPIGILQASIKVSYLDKMTEKVKLATNGKIILLDNNRQAIINDLGVDTIDLESYVKENSGAFIYTTEEGKYWCVYQVSSTTHFILIGLIPVSYIHQGLKDFQRITAMVIVIGIIVCFMLSKKLAKLIVEPIEKTSVAMRQFADGDFTIRLPEGRTDEIGNMNTVFNHTIVQVETLLKKVVGAEAISKDMEFKALQAQINPHFLYNVLDTINWMARKKGEENICHMVTAISNLMRGSISNKKSMVSLKEEMNYVRDYIYIQETRYKDRFNTYFYMEEKLNEFQIPKMTIQTLVENAIVHGVENATWECELTISIEKREDRAFILIKDTGVGIEPEKLKNLMEKGDEEEKTAERTHTNLGLYAVKQRLNYVYNGQAQIEIVSELGKGTEIRILLPLGEMKEGDITWN
- a CDS encoding response regulator transcription factor, which encodes MELRIMILDDEYIILDGLSSFPWEAFGCTLTAAARNGNEGMEKLREAAPDIILSDIKMPGMDGLEFSSKAKEMFPEVTIILLTGYDSFEFAKQAISTGVKEYLLKPIDYDVMKHTIDKIAAEVRENKRQNDYFQNLKRHFNNSLPLLRAHFVSNLLHGRFQGRNELKAQENSLNMKIDKFLVAVGKKVIGAKRIEECDKWIEEFAYINIFEEIFERFHIRVLSDYSMATLEYNFILLFNPQDREDECIDMALKACKKIQEEVKKYCGEVMNFGISNISQDCYDASNQYRKAQEACRQCVYLGNDVILKYQDIHFKSRKEFNITTGEKSHLMMTLFQGEFPKVEVELKAIFEKTESDIGNKKFSAMDLLLSCMKFPYTCAVQSDVSDKDWDVSILQDSIGKIAECKDVEEIESCLLRNFSTLIKLNTENADERNKMLVQNILSHIESNYASDLSMEELTERFHVSRTYISRLLKKYAGKSFLEYLTDVRFKNVECFMAENKYKQYEIAEMVGYRDFSYYIKVFKRRYGITPNEYKKHV
- a CDS encoding ABC transporter substrate-binding protein produces the protein MMKKVLAWVLTAAMTATMLIGCGSTGGQNATGSETAKTGEVASPEETQAGERTKITALFRGSESGEQYMIFDYLLSNYCEENGLEYEIELVNSDADYVTKLQLYINSNTLPDIFGCANGSLSAACKDIDALVDIGAELDRNGYADKMNGAVVDFLTDAEDGKQYLFPQGLYCEYFMYRKDLFEAAGIENPPTTWKEFEAACEKLSGIGEIPVLVAGSENWCLMRYLSFPSWRVTGPDFIMNYNAGNEKFSTNESQKAGVQLLYDLGTKGYFEPGFMSVDYTSAADLFFGGTGAIMYSGSGQISMASDMYDSGQLGFFAVPDVDGMENMSTDVPIHAGFAEAFNKATYDETMQDFFDYMCEHYSEACYNQASIFSPFNEEIQDGMPQLFYDLQPMFENADQAWVSWDDKLSSEVLTKIVDEQQKLAQGSVTPEEFNATVDTFIQK
- a CDS encoding carbohydrate ABC transporter permease, with amino-acid sequence MQTTFGKKSVIMTFLLPAFLLYTVMVLVSIIWAGYYSFFDWSGVGEMTFAGLNNYITLLTSDRAFWESVLHTLIYTVICVTIQVFGGLLFAIFLTRVTRFRAGLQTLYYVPVVISSVALCQIFSKLFSVTPTGVVNALLSQFSDKFIYMEWISNAELALFMAAFAEAYKYLGLYMVIFYAALIGVPSDLTEAAIVDGAGVFRQYWNIKIPYIKPVIIANCVLVLNGSLRSFEFSYLLTKGGPGSASELMTTYMYKQAFTSQKYGYGSSVAIMIVMICLLIGFLFRRFTTDGDEA
- a CDS encoding carbohydrate ABC transporter permease, which produces MKKEMNTKKLIFKIMKFAVAVFLLLLQVYPIFYVIMSSMKTKEDFRNLASYELPSALNLSNYVKVFTQSHMPTYFQNSIIVTVGVLIPLVLISFMAGFALSKIKFKGSKFLLNFFLLGLMIPFQVALIPLFTIFNRLGLIDSYLAIILPQIAFSLSYSIQLFYSFSKFMPDEIIEASIIDGCSPIRSFFSIVFPMSTNSILTVATMQGVFCWNEYICAYTFTRSTDMKTITLGLNDFVGSFGLTDWGATFAAITVTVLPTFLFYFLCSKKMLSGMTAGAVKG